In Helianthus annuus cultivar XRQ/B chromosome 9, HanXRQr2.0-SUNRISE, whole genome shotgun sequence, the following are encoded in one genomic region:
- the LOC110877152 gene encoding disease resistance protein RPV1 isoform X3: MASTSASSVQKSFKYDVFLSFRGEDTRKTFVGHLYHALHCRGINTYKDDEKIKKGEVISKELITSIQDSRFYIIVFSKDYASSSWCLDELEKIIECQRLTEHTAYPVFYDVEPTHVRHQSGAVEEAFKKHVGKEGAGRWRGALSEAAGLAGWELKNTLNGDEAKFIQAIVRYISLELRFISPSFDQKLVGIETRVNKIVSSLRVGLNDPCMIAIKGIGGGGKTTLAKAVFDHISCQFEGKSFVENVSKRSSFGLKKLQKQILKDVFSGQCIDNNTEMQRMRNTKVLVVLDDVDNIKQLEALAGSPSWFKPGSKIIITTRNEQVFKPHQVKLIHDVNQLLLSNDEAICLFSRYAFGGEIPIRDYEELSSQVAQYAAGLPLTTKVLGSHLCGVDKDGWIDAIDRLKTIPEQETLETMELSYNGLEDDEKKIFLDVACILKGEMKDEAIRVLECCDFHAKRGLRVLEQKSLITISNDGRLGLHDRIEEMGKNIVLRLSPGDPKRYERLWIKEEIEDILKNDLGSEAIRCIKLEDTDLSSTIIMKGLRKMNGLRYLYVNTPVGKVEVNEVWQYLPDTLRSLHWPGYPLGCLPKTFQANKLVDLAMVQSNICQLWEEGQTKALEKLKFLDLKYSNLTAFDLGMTLDLEMLDLKKCYEFLELHMPLTPLKLKFLNLSGSKLPTDIYKLHGLEELHLTKCFVLQEITNNICMLKHLKYLKLTSCSLIEQLPEDLGRLECLEELYLITCMSLQDIPNSICNMKCLRYLHLPHCNLVTELPEEFGRLHCLKELNIEGSGIKYLPATIYRLRDLCIVWSSGQLEWHGFTSLKKISKYTASSYVYSCE; the protein is encoded by the exons ATGGCATCTACTTCAGCTTCATCAGTTCAAAAGAGCTTCAAGTACGATGTCTTTTTGAGTTTCAGAGGTGAAGACACTCGCAAGACCTTTGTCGGTCATCTCTATCATGCTCTTCACTGTAGAGGCATTAACACTTACAAAGATGATGAAAAAATCAAGAAAGGAGAAGTGATCAGTAAAGAGCTCATCACATCAATTCAAGACTCAAGATTTTACATCATTGTCTTCTCCAAGGACTATGCATCTTCATCATGGTGCTTAGACGAGCTCGAGAAGATTATAGAGTGCCAGAGGTTGACCGAGCATACTGCTTACCCTGTGTTCTATGATGTTGAACCCACCCATGTCCGCCACCAAAGTGGGGCCGTTGAAGAAGCCTTTAAAAAACATGTAGGGAAAGAGGGTGCTGGCAGATGGAGAGGTGCTCTTAGTGAAGCAGCCGGTCTGGCTGGGTGGGAGTTAAAAAACACTCTGAATGG AGATGAAGCTAAGTTCATCCAAGCGATTGTTAGATACATTTCACTAGAGCTACGCTTCATCAGTCCAAGCTTTGATCAGAAGTTAGTAGGCATCGAGACCCGTGTAAACAAGATAGTATCATCTTTAAGAGTTGGTCTTAATGATCCTTGCATGATAGCCATCAAGGGGATTGGAGGGGGTGGGAAGACGACTTTAGCGAAAGCTGTGTTTGATCATATATCCTGTCAGTTTGAAGGTAAAAGCTTTGTTGAGAATGTTTCAAAACGCTCTTCGTTTGGTTTAAAGAAATTGCAAAAACAGATCCTTAAAGATGTTTTTAGCGGTCAATGCATTGACAACAACACGGAGATGCAAAGGATGCGTAATACAAAGGTACTTGTTGTTCTGGATGATGTGGATAATATCAAGCAGCTTGAGGCGTTAGCAGGTTCACCTAGCTGGTTTAAGCCAGGAAGTAAAATCATCATTACAACTAGAAATGAGCAAGTGTTCAAGCCACACCAAGTGAAGCTTATTCATGATGTCAATCAGTTATTGTTATCAAATGATGAAGCGATTTGCCTCTTTAGTAGGTATGCATTTGGGGGAGAGATTCCAATTAGAGATTATGAAGAGTTATCAAGCCAAGTTGCGCAGTATGCTGCTGGTCTTCCCTTAACAACTAAAGTTTTGGGTTCACATCTTTGTGGTGTAGATAAGGATGGATGGATAGATGCCATTGACAGACTAAAAACAATTCCGGAACAGGAAACTTTGGAAACAATGGAACTAAGCTATAATGGTCTCGAGGATGAtgagaaaaaaatatttttagatgttGCATGCATCCTGAAAGGTGAAATGAAAGACGAAGCAATCCGAGTACTTGAATGTTGTGACTTTCATGCTAAAAGAGGTTTAAGAGTTCTTGAGCAGAAATCTTTGATAACTATCTCTAACGATGGTCGTTTGGGCTTGCATGACCGTATTGAAGAAATGGGCAAAAATATTGTTCTTCGTTTGAGCCCTGGAGACCCTAAGAGATATGAACGCTTATGGATTAAAGAGGAAATCGAAGATATTTTGAAAAATGACCTG GGTTCTGAAGCAATAAGATGTATAAAACTGGAGGATACAGATCTCAGTTCAACTATTATTATGAAAGGtcttagaaaaatgaatggaCTTAGATATCTTTACGTGAACACCCCTGTTGGTAAAGTTGAAGTTAATGAAGTTTGGCAATACTTACCAGATACTTTACGATCACTACATTGGCCTGGATACCCTCTTGGGTGTTTACCTAAGACATTTCAAGCAAATAAGCTTGTTGACCTCGCAATGGTTCAGAGTAATATCTGTCAACTCTGGGAAGAGGGACAAACTAAG gcTCTTGAGAAGCTCAAATTCCTTGACCTCAAATATTCAAACTTGACAGCCTTTGATCTTGGGATGACTCTAGATCTTGAGATGTTAGATCTTAAAAAATGCTACGAATTTCTAGAACTCCACATGCCACTTACTCCTTTAAAGCTCAAATTTTTAAATCTCAGTGGTTCTAAG TTACCCACTGATATATACAAGCTACATGGTTTAGAGGAGTTACACCTAACGAAATGTTTTGTCTTACAAGAAATTACGAACAACATTTGTATGTTGAAACATCTGAAATATCTTAAACTCACATCTTGTTCGTTAATTGAGCAATTACCCGAGGATCTTGGCAGATTAGAGTGTCTGGAGGAGTTATACCTGATAACTTGTATGTCGTTACAAGATATTCCAAACAGCATCTGTAACATGAAATGTTTAAGATATTTACATCTCCCTCATTGTAATCTAGTTACGGAACTGCCAGAGGAATTTGGACGCTTACATTGTTTGAAAGAGTTAAATATAGAAGGTTCAGGCATAAAGTATCTTCCGGCAACCATTTACCGATTGAGAGATCTGTGCATTGTGTGGTCTAGTGGGCAGCTTGAGTGGCATGGTTTTACATCATTGAAAAAGATCTCAAAATACACGGCCTCTTCCTACGTATATAGTTGCGAATAA
- the LOC110877152 gene encoding disease resistance protein RPV1 isoform X1, with product MASTSASSVQKSFKYDVFLSFRGEDTRKTFVGHLYHALHCRGINTYKDDEKIKKGEVISKELITSIQDSRFYIIVFSKDYASSSWCLDELEKIIECQRLTEHTAYPVFYDVEPTHVRHQSGAVEEAFKKHVGKEGAGRWRGALSEAAGLAGWELKNTLNGDEAKFIQAIVRYISLELRFISPSFDQKLVGIETRVNKIVSSLRVGLNDPCMIAIKGIGGGGKTTLAKAVFDHISCQFEGKSFVENVSKRSSFGLKKLQKQILKDVFSGQCIDNNTEMQRMRNTKVLVVLDDVDNIKQLEALAGSPSWFKPGSKIIITTRNEQVFKPHQVKLIHDVNQLLLSNDEAICLFSRYAFGGEIPIRDYEELSSQVAQYAAGLPLTTKVLGSHLCGVDKDGWIDAIDRLKTIPEQETLETMELSYNGLEDDEKKIFLDVACILKGEMKDEAIRVLECCDFHAKRGLRVLEQKSLITISNDGRLGLHDRIEEMGKNIVLRLSPGDPKRYERLWIKEEIEDILKNDLGSEAIRCIKLEDTDLSSTIIMKGLRKMNGLRYLYVNTPVGKVEVNEVWQYLPDTLRSLHWPGYPLGCLPKTFQANKLVDLAMVQSNICQLWEEGQTKALEKLKFLDLKYSNLTAFDLGMTLDLEMLDLKKCYEFLELHMPLTPLKLKFLNLSGSKVSNPNFRLTPHLVKLTLSIKDVKHLPDSICKLKHLKYLNLKSCKLLEQLPTDIYKLHGLEELHLTKCFVLQEITNNICMLKHLKYLKLTSCSLIEQLPEDLGRLECLEELYLITCMSLQDIPNSICNMKCLRYLHLPHCNLVTELPEEFGRLHCLKELNIEGSGIKYLPATIYRLRDLCIVWSSGQLEWHGFTSLKKISKYTASSYVYSCE from the exons ATGGCATCTACTTCAGCTTCATCAGTTCAAAAGAGCTTCAAGTACGATGTCTTTTTGAGTTTCAGAGGTGAAGACACTCGCAAGACCTTTGTCGGTCATCTCTATCATGCTCTTCACTGTAGAGGCATTAACACTTACAAAGATGATGAAAAAATCAAGAAAGGAGAAGTGATCAGTAAAGAGCTCATCACATCAATTCAAGACTCAAGATTTTACATCATTGTCTTCTCCAAGGACTATGCATCTTCATCATGGTGCTTAGACGAGCTCGAGAAGATTATAGAGTGCCAGAGGTTGACCGAGCATACTGCTTACCCTGTGTTCTATGATGTTGAACCCACCCATGTCCGCCACCAAAGTGGGGCCGTTGAAGAAGCCTTTAAAAAACATGTAGGGAAAGAGGGTGCTGGCAGATGGAGAGGTGCTCTTAGTGAAGCAGCCGGTCTGGCTGGGTGGGAGTTAAAAAACACTCTGAATGG AGATGAAGCTAAGTTCATCCAAGCGATTGTTAGATACATTTCACTAGAGCTACGCTTCATCAGTCCAAGCTTTGATCAGAAGTTAGTAGGCATCGAGACCCGTGTAAACAAGATAGTATCATCTTTAAGAGTTGGTCTTAATGATCCTTGCATGATAGCCATCAAGGGGATTGGAGGGGGTGGGAAGACGACTTTAGCGAAAGCTGTGTTTGATCATATATCCTGTCAGTTTGAAGGTAAAAGCTTTGTTGAGAATGTTTCAAAACGCTCTTCGTTTGGTTTAAAGAAATTGCAAAAACAGATCCTTAAAGATGTTTTTAGCGGTCAATGCATTGACAACAACACGGAGATGCAAAGGATGCGTAATACAAAGGTACTTGTTGTTCTGGATGATGTGGATAATATCAAGCAGCTTGAGGCGTTAGCAGGTTCACCTAGCTGGTTTAAGCCAGGAAGTAAAATCATCATTACAACTAGAAATGAGCAAGTGTTCAAGCCACACCAAGTGAAGCTTATTCATGATGTCAATCAGTTATTGTTATCAAATGATGAAGCGATTTGCCTCTTTAGTAGGTATGCATTTGGGGGAGAGATTCCAATTAGAGATTATGAAGAGTTATCAAGCCAAGTTGCGCAGTATGCTGCTGGTCTTCCCTTAACAACTAAAGTTTTGGGTTCACATCTTTGTGGTGTAGATAAGGATGGATGGATAGATGCCATTGACAGACTAAAAACAATTCCGGAACAGGAAACTTTGGAAACAATGGAACTAAGCTATAATGGTCTCGAGGATGAtgagaaaaaaatatttttagatgttGCATGCATCCTGAAAGGTGAAATGAAAGACGAAGCAATCCGAGTACTTGAATGTTGTGACTTTCATGCTAAAAGAGGTTTAAGAGTTCTTGAGCAGAAATCTTTGATAACTATCTCTAACGATGGTCGTTTGGGCTTGCATGACCGTATTGAAGAAATGGGCAAAAATATTGTTCTTCGTTTGAGCCCTGGAGACCCTAAGAGATATGAACGCTTATGGATTAAAGAGGAAATCGAAGATATTTTGAAAAATGACCTG GGTTCTGAAGCAATAAGATGTATAAAACTGGAGGATACAGATCTCAGTTCAACTATTATTATGAAAGGtcttagaaaaatgaatggaCTTAGATATCTTTACGTGAACACCCCTGTTGGTAAAGTTGAAGTTAATGAAGTTTGGCAATACTTACCAGATACTTTACGATCACTACATTGGCCTGGATACCCTCTTGGGTGTTTACCTAAGACATTTCAAGCAAATAAGCTTGTTGACCTCGCAATGGTTCAGAGTAATATCTGTCAACTCTGGGAAGAGGGACAAACTAAG gcTCTTGAGAAGCTCAAATTCCTTGACCTCAAATATTCAAACTTGACAGCCTTTGATCTTGGGATGACTCTAGATCTTGAGATGTTAGATCTTAAAAAATGCTACGAATTTCTAGAACTCCACATGCCACTTACTCCTTTAAAGCTCAAATTTTTAAATCTCAGTGGTTCTAAGGTGAGTAACCCTAACTTTAGGCTAACTCCACATCTCGTGAAGTTAACTTTGTCGATAAAGGATGTTAAGCATCTTCCAGATAGCATCTGTAAGTTGAAACATCTGAAATATCTTAACCTAAAATCTTGTAAGCTTCTTGAGCAGTTACCCACTGATATATACAAGCTACATGGTTTAGAGGAGTTACACCTAACGAAATGTTTTGTCTTACAAGAAATTACGAACAACATTTGTATGTTGAAACATCTGAAATATCTTAAACTCACATCTTGTTCGTTAATTGAGCAATTACCCGAGGATCTTGGCAGATTAGAGTGTCTGGAGGAGTTATACCTGATAACTTGTATGTCGTTACAAGATATTCCAAACAGCATCTGTAACATGAAATGTTTAAGATATTTACATCTCCCTCATTGTAATCTAGTTACGGAACTGCCAGAGGAATTTGGACGCTTACATTGTTTGAAAGAGTTAAATATAGAAGGTTCAGGCATAAAGTATCTTCCGGCAACCATTTACCGATTGAGAGATCTGTGCATTGTGTGGTCTAGTGGGCAGCTTGAGTGGCATGGTTTTACATCATTGAAAAAGATCTCAAAATACACGGCCTCTTCCTACGTATATAGTTGCGAATAA
- the LOC110877152 gene encoding TMV resistance protein N isoform X4, producing the protein MASTSASSVQKSFKYDVFLSFRGEDTRKTFVGHLYHALHCRGINTYKDDEKIKKGEVISKELITSIQDSRFYIIVFSKDYASSSWCLDELEKIIECQRLTEHTAYPVFYDVEPTHVRHQSGAVEEAFKKHVGKEGAGRWRGALSEAAGLAGWELKNTLNGDEAKFIQAIVRYISLELRFISPSFDQKLVGIETRVNKIVSSLRVGLNDPCMIAIKGIGGGGKTTLAKAVFDHISCQFEGKSFVENVSKRSSFGLKKLQKQILKDVFSGQCIDNNTEMQRMRNTKVLVVLDDVDNIKQLEALAGSPSWFKPGSKIIITTRNEQVFKPHQVKLIHDVNQLLLSNDEAICLFSRYAFGGEIPIRDYEELSSQVAQYAAGLPLTTKVLGSHLCGVDKDGWIDAIDRLKTIPEQETLETMELSYNGLEDDEKKIFLDVACILKGEMKDEAIRVLECCDFHAKRGLRVLEQKSLITISNDGRLGLHDRIEEMGKNIVLRLSPGDPKRYERLWIKEEIEDILKNDLGSEAIRCIKLEDTDLSSTIIMKGLRKMNGLRYLYVNTPVGKVEVNEVWQYLPDTLRSLHWPGYPLGCLPKTFQANKLVDLAMVQSNICQLWEEGQTKALEKLKFLDLKYSNLTAFDLGMTLDLEMLDLKKCYEFLELHMPLTPLKLKFLNLSGSKLRNCQRNLDAYIV; encoded by the exons ATGGCATCTACTTCAGCTTCATCAGTTCAAAAGAGCTTCAAGTACGATGTCTTTTTGAGTTTCAGAGGTGAAGACACTCGCAAGACCTTTGTCGGTCATCTCTATCATGCTCTTCACTGTAGAGGCATTAACACTTACAAAGATGATGAAAAAATCAAGAAAGGAGAAGTGATCAGTAAAGAGCTCATCACATCAATTCAAGACTCAAGATTTTACATCATTGTCTTCTCCAAGGACTATGCATCTTCATCATGGTGCTTAGACGAGCTCGAGAAGATTATAGAGTGCCAGAGGTTGACCGAGCATACTGCTTACCCTGTGTTCTATGATGTTGAACCCACCCATGTCCGCCACCAAAGTGGGGCCGTTGAAGAAGCCTTTAAAAAACATGTAGGGAAAGAGGGTGCTGGCAGATGGAGAGGTGCTCTTAGTGAAGCAGCCGGTCTGGCTGGGTGGGAGTTAAAAAACACTCTGAATGG AGATGAAGCTAAGTTCATCCAAGCGATTGTTAGATACATTTCACTAGAGCTACGCTTCATCAGTCCAAGCTTTGATCAGAAGTTAGTAGGCATCGAGACCCGTGTAAACAAGATAGTATCATCTTTAAGAGTTGGTCTTAATGATCCTTGCATGATAGCCATCAAGGGGATTGGAGGGGGTGGGAAGACGACTTTAGCGAAAGCTGTGTTTGATCATATATCCTGTCAGTTTGAAGGTAAAAGCTTTGTTGAGAATGTTTCAAAACGCTCTTCGTTTGGTTTAAAGAAATTGCAAAAACAGATCCTTAAAGATGTTTTTAGCGGTCAATGCATTGACAACAACACGGAGATGCAAAGGATGCGTAATACAAAGGTACTTGTTGTTCTGGATGATGTGGATAATATCAAGCAGCTTGAGGCGTTAGCAGGTTCACCTAGCTGGTTTAAGCCAGGAAGTAAAATCATCATTACAACTAGAAATGAGCAAGTGTTCAAGCCACACCAAGTGAAGCTTATTCATGATGTCAATCAGTTATTGTTATCAAATGATGAAGCGATTTGCCTCTTTAGTAGGTATGCATTTGGGGGAGAGATTCCAATTAGAGATTATGAAGAGTTATCAAGCCAAGTTGCGCAGTATGCTGCTGGTCTTCCCTTAACAACTAAAGTTTTGGGTTCACATCTTTGTGGTGTAGATAAGGATGGATGGATAGATGCCATTGACAGACTAAAAACAATTCCGGAACAGGAAACTTTGGAAACAATGGAACTAAGCTATAATGGTCTCGAGGATGAtgagaaaaaaatatttttagatgttGCATGCATCCTGAAAGGTGAAATGAAAGACGAAGCAATCCGAGTACTTGAATGTTGTGACTTTCATGCTAAAAGAGGTTTAAGAGTTCTTGAGCAGAAATCTTTGATAACTATCTCTAACGATGGTCGTTTGGGCTTGCATGACCGTATTGAAGAAATGGGCAAAAATATTGTTCTTCGTTTGAGCCCTGGAGACCCTAAGAGATATGAACGCTTATGGATTAAAGAGGAAATCGAAGATATTTTGAAAAATGACCTG GGTTCTGAAGCAATAAGATGTATAAAACTGGAGGATACAGATCTCAGTTCAACTATTATTATGAAAGGtcttagaaaaatgaatggaCTTAGATATCTTTACGTGAACACCCCTGTTGGTAAAGTTGAAGTTAATGAAGTTTGGCAATACTTACCAGATACTTTACGATCACTACATTGGCCTGGATACCCTCTTGGGTGTTTACCTAAGACATTTCAAGCAAATAAGCTTGTTGACCTCGCAATGGTTCAGAGTAATATCTGTCAACTCTGGGAAGAGGGACAAACTAAG gcTCTTGAGAAGCTCAAATTCCTTGACCTCAAATATTCAAACTTGACAGCCTTTGATCTTGGGATGACTCTAGATCTTGAGATGTTAGATCTTAAAAAATGCTACGAATTTCTAGAACTCCACATGCCACTTACTCCTTTAAAGCTCAAATTTTTAAATCTCAGTGGTTCTAAG TTACGGAACTGCCAGAGGAATTTGGACGCTTACATTGTTTGA
- the LOC110877152 gene encoding disease resistance protein RPV1 isoform X2: protein MASTSASSVQKSFKYDVFLSFRGEDTRKTFVGHLYHALHCRGINTYKDDEKIKKGEVISKELITSIQDSRFYIIVFSKDYASSSWCLDELEKIIECQRLTEHTAYPVFYDVEPTHVRHQSGAVEEAFKKHVGKEGAGRWRGALSEAAGLAGWELKNTLNGDEAKFIQAIVRYISLELRFISPSFDQKLVGIETRVNKIVSSLRVGLNDPCMIAIKGIGGGGKTTLAKAVFDHISCQFEGKSFVENVSKRSSFGLKKLQKQILKDVFSGQCIDNNTEMQRMRNTKVLVVLDDVDNIKQLEALAGSPSWFKPGSKIIITTRNEQVFKPHQVKLIHDVNQLLLSNDEAICLFSRYAFGGEIPIRDYEELSSQVAQYAAGLPLTTKVLGSHLCGVDKDGWIDAIDRLKTIPEQETLETMELSYNGLEDDEKKIFLDVACILKGEMKDEAIRVLECCDFHAKRGLRVLEQKSLITISNDGRLGLHDRIEEMGKNIVLRLSPGDPKRYERLWIKEEIEDILKNDLGSEAIRCIKLEDTDLSSTIIMKGLRKMNGLRYLYVNTPVGKVEVNEVWQYLPDTLRSLHWPGYPLGCLPKTFQANKLVDLAMVQSNICQLWEEGQTKALEKLKFLDLKYSNLTAFDLGMTLDLEMLDLKKCYEFLELHMPLTPLKLKFLNLSGSKVSNPNFRLTPHLVKLTLSIKDVKHLPDSICKLKHLKYLNLKSCKLLEQLPTDIYKLHGLEELHLTKCFVLQEITNNICMLKHLKYLKLTSCSLIEQLPEDLGRLECLEELYLITFTELPEEFGRLHCLKELNIEGSGIKYLPATIYRLRDLCIVWSSGQLEWHGFTSLKKISKYTASSYVYSCE from the exons ATGGCATCTACTTCAGCTTCATCAGTTCAAAAGAGCTTCAAGTACGATGTCTTTTTGAGTTTCAGAGGTGAAGACACTCGCAAGACCTTTGTCGGTCATCTCTATCATGCTCTTCACTGTAGAGGCATTAACACTTACAAAGATGATGAAAAAATCAAGAAAGGAGAAGTGATCAGTAAAGAGCTCATCACATCAATTCAAGACTCAAGATTTTACATCATTGTCTTCTCCAAGGACTATGCATCTTCATCATGGTGCTTAGACGAGCTCGAGAAGATTATAGAGTGCCAGAGGTTGACCGAGCATACTGCTTACCCTGTGTTCTATGATGTTGAACCCACCCATGTCCGCCACCAAAGTGGGGCCGTTGAAGAAGCCTTTAAAAAACATGTAGGGAAAGAGGGTGCTGGCAGATGGAGAGGTGCTCTTAGTGAAGCAGCCGGTCTGGCTGGGTGGGAGTTAAAAAACACTCTGAATGG AGATGAAGCTAAGTTCATCCAAGCGATTGTTAGATACATTTCACTAGAGCTACGCTTCATCAGTCCAAGCTTTGATCAGAAGTTAGTAGGCATCGAGACCCGTGTAAACAAGATAGTATCATCTTTAAGAGTTGGTCTTAATGATCCTTGCATGATAGCCATCAAGGGGATTGGAGGGGGTGGGAAGACGACTTTAGCGAAAGCTGTGTTTGATCATATATCCTGTCAGTTTGAAGGTAAAAGCTTTGTTGAGAATGTTTCAAAACGCTCTTCGTTTGGTTTAAAGAAATTGCAAAAACAGATCCTTAAAGATGTTTTTAGCGGTCAATGCATTGACAACAACACGGAGATGCAAAGGATGCGTAATACAAAGGTACTTGTTGTTCTGGATGATGTGGATAATATCAAGCAGCTTGAGGCGTTAGCAGGTTCACCTAGCTGGTTTAAGCCAGGAAGTAAAATCATCATTACAACTAGAAATGAGCAAGTGTTCAAGCCACACCAAGTGAAGCTTATTCATGATGTCAATCAGTTATTGTTATCAAATGATGAAGCGATTTGCCTCTTTAGTAGGTATGCATTTGGGGGAGAGATTCCAATTAGAGATTATGAAGAGTTATCAAGCCAAGTTGCGCAGTATGCTGCTGGTCTTCCCTTAACAACTAAAGTTTTGGGTTCACATCTTTGTGGTGTAGATAAGGATGGATGGATAGATGCCATTGACAGACTAAAAACAATTCCGGAACAGGAAACTTTGGAAACAATGGAACTAAGCTATAATGGTCTCGAGGATGAtgagaaaaaaatatttttagatgttGCATGCATCCTGAAAGGTGAAATGAAAGACGAAGCAATCCGAGTACTTGAATGTTGTGACTTTCATGCTAAAAGAGGTTTAAGAGTTCTTGAGCAGAAATCTTTGATAACTATCTCTAACGATGGTCGTTTGGGCTTGCATGACCGTATTGAAGAAATGGGCAAAAATATTGTTCTTCGTTTGAGCCCTGGAGACCCTAAGAGATATGAACGCTTATGGATTAAAGAGGAAATCGAAGATATTTTGAAAAATGACCTG GGTTCTGAAGCAATAAGATGTATAAAACTGGAGGATACAGATCTCAGTTCAACTATTATTATGAAAGGtcttagaaaaatgaatggaCTTAGATATCTTTACGTGAACACCCCTGTTGGTAAAGTTGAAGTTAATGAAGTTTGGCAATACTTACCAGATACTTTACGATCACTACATTGGCCTGGATACCCTCTTGGGTGTTTACCTAAGACATTTCAAGCAAATAAGCTTGTTGACCTCGCAATGGTTCAGAGTAATATCTGTCAACTCTGGGAAGAGGGACAAACTAAG gcTCTTGAGAAGCTCAAATTCCTTGACCTCAAATATTCAAACTTGACAGCCTTTGATCTTGGGATGACTCTAGATCTTGAGATGTTAGATCTTAAAAAATGCTACGAATTTCTAGAACTCCACATGCCACTTACTCCTTTAAAGCTCAAATTTTTAAATCTCAGTGGTTCTAAGGTGAGTAACCCTAACTTTAGGCTAACTCCACATCTCGTGAAGTTAACTTTGTCGATAAAGGATGTTAAGCATCTTCCAGATAGCATCTGTAAGTTGAAACATCTGAAATATCTTAACCTAAAATCTTGTAAGCTTCTTGAGCAGTTACCCACTGATATATACAAGCTACATGGTTTAGAGGAGTTACACCTAACGAAATGTTTTGTCTTACAAGAAATTACGAACAACATTTGTATGTTGAAACATCTGAAATATCTTAAACTCACATCTTGTTCGTTAATTGAGCAATTACCCGAGGATCTTGGCAGATTAGAGTGTCTGGAGGAGTTATACCTGATAACTT TTACGGAACTGCCAGAGGAATTTGGACGCTTACATTGTTTGAAAGAGTTAAATATAGAAGGTTCAGGCATAAAGTATCTTCCGGCAACCATTTACCGATTGAGAGATCTGTGCATTGTGTGGTCTAGTGGGCAGCTTGAGTGGCATGGTTTTACATCATTGAAAAAGATCTCAAAATACACGGCCTCTTCCTACGTATATAGTTGCGAATAA